From the genome of Spinacia oleracea cultivar Varoflay chromosome 2, BTI_SOV_V1, whole genome shotgun sequence, one region includes:
- the LOC110806142 gene encoding uncharacterized protein, producing the protein MRIRSYFWKTVGFIVSKDGIKVDSDKVKAIQELPPPRTEKEIRGFLGRIQYISRFISQLSTRCEPIFKLLRKNVPKKWNEECQASFDSMKEYLSNPPVLMPPKPGESLILYLTVTETAMGALLAQYQEGTKREIAIYYLSKNFLDYETRYNPLEKSCIALIYATKKLRHYLQAHTTFLISRLDPIKYIFEKPILTERFARWHAMLSEFDIQCVNQKSVKGRAISEALADGPISGDEFDDEFPDEHLLNIGISRWKMYFDGASNRRGNGAGVLLIDPYGIHIPFAVKLSFPTTNNTAEYEACIYGVKAALAAGAKYLTVYGDSNLIISQTIGVWRVRDERLQMYTEYLQQFILYFEDIDFKHLPREQNSFTDALANLAVNLTWENNVKIRAVTIEESDSPVVNLEHMIAALTLQDDKDAWYADIKNFLITGRYPEESHKKDQLAIRRLAAHFVILKDRLYRKGFDGTL; encoded by the coding sequence ATGCGTATTCGGAGTTACTTCTGGAAAACTGTTGGCTTTATTGTCAGCAAAGATGGGATCAAAGTCGATTCCGATAAAGTGAAAGCCATTCAAGAACTTCCTCCACCAAGAACGGAAAAAGAAATTCGGGGATTCCTAGGAAGAATTCAATACATTAGCAGGTTCATATCGCAACTGAGCACTCGATGCGAACCGATTTTCAAGCTGTTGAGGAAAAATGTTCCAAAAAAATGGAATGAAGAATGCCAAGCCTCATTTGACTCAATGAAGGAATATCTCTCTAATCCTCCAGTATTAATGCCACCCAAGCCGGGAGAGTCTTTGATTTTATATCTCACAGTCACAGAAACTGCCATGGGAGCGTTATTGGCTCAATACCAAGAAGGCACCAAAAGGGAAATTGCCATCTACTACCTCAGCAAAAATTTTTTGGATTATGAAACCAGATACAATCCTTTAGAAAAATCTTGCATCGCCCTCATATATGCCACTAAGAAGCTAAGACATTATCTACAGGCTCATACAACTTTCCTTATCTCAAGACTAGATCCTATCAAGTACATTTTTGAGAAACCAATTCTCACTGAGAGGTTCGCGAGATGGCATGCAATGCTTTCAGAATTTGATATTCAATGTGTAAACCAGAAATCCGTTAAAGGAAGGGCGATATCTGAAGCATTGGCTGATGGACCAATATCAGGAGATGAATTTGATGACGAGTTTCCAGATGAACATTTACTCAACATTGGGATATCTAGGTGGAAAATGTACTTTGACGGAGCATCTAATAGAAGGGGCAATGGCGCGGGTGTTTTGCTCATTGATCCTTATGGAATTCATATCCCTTTTGCTGTGAAATTGAGTTTTCCAACGACTAATAACACGGCAGAGTACGAAGCTTGCATTTATGGCGTTAAGGCAGCCTTAGCGGCAGGGGCGAAATACCTCACAGTATATGGAGATTCTAACCTCATTATCTCTCAAACAATTGGAGTATGGAGAGTCCGAGATGAGAGATTACAAATGTATACCGAGTATCTCCAACAGTTCATTCTGTACTTTGAAGATATTGACTTCAAGCATCTTCCCCGGGAGCAAAACAGTTTCACGGATGCATTAGCAAACTTAGCGGTAAATTTAACATGGGAAAACAACGTAAAAATTCGAGCTGTGACTATTGAGGAAAGTGATTCACCGGTAGTCAACCTTGAACATATGATTGCTGCATTGACTTTGCAAGATGATAAAGATGCTTGGTATGCTGATATTAAAAATTTTCTAATCACCGGTCGATATCCTGAAGAGAGTCATAAAAAAGACCAATTGGCTATCCGGCGATTGGCAGCTCACTTTGTAATACTAAAAGATAGATTGTACCGCAAGGGTTTTGATGGAACTCTATAA